The sequence below is a genomic window from Lycium ferocissimum isolate CSIRO_LF1 chromosome 9, AGI_CSIRO_Lferr_CH_V1, whole genome shotgun sequence.
TTCCCTTTTGCATGAGTGATCAAATTGAGGCAGTTGTGTAAACCTTTTAAATGGAAATCAATGTTTCCTTTTTTATTGGTTTTATATAAGTatcttgaaaatgacattattgtGAAGGACAGAGTACACTCATCCGAATTTACGTCTGTAGCCCTTTCTGCTGAATGATTTTCTTATGTGAAATTATAAAAACCTCATGTCATatgtaaaatatttaaagaaacAACAGCTATTCTTGCTTGTAAACTTCGAGGATATACCAAAAAGATAACAACGGATCAGTTCAGAAGCATTATTTTAACTCCTAGAAATTCTTCCTGTTGAGGAAACTTTTGGTTCTGCTCCCTCATTCCCCTAAATCACAATGCCTTGGTGATTGGTGTACCTCCTACTtgtttctctccatttttctcaaGCCACAGGAGAATTCAGCAATATACCTCACTGTTAGTGGGTAGTTTATACATAAGAAGTTCATATTATGAACAGTAACTGAGAACATTCTTCTCCTTTTGTCACTTGGCTGTAAGATTTTCATGTTCAATTCTGCCATAAATGAATATTGTCAATCATGTATGCGCATATATAAGACTCTAATAAGTGCTCATATTAGTGGAACAGAAAAGAGGCTTTTGGGGGTATAAATAAGTTAAGTACCTTGAGACTGGTTAATTAGGAGGGATAGCTTAGTTGAATGACTGTGCATCTCCAACCATGAGGTTCGGGATTCGAGTCACCAAAGGGAGCAAAGTGGAAAAATGTCAGTGTTGGGAAGGGTGGTTTGGGAGGTGGATTTACAATACTCCAAAAGAACAACGAAAAGTACTTTGAGAATGGTTGTTAGATCTTCCAGAGGCAGAAGGTTTTTGTGTCTGAGTTCTTGTTTGGTTGAACATTACCTTATATGACTTAAATGTTATGGATTGCTTAAGGACCAAGCAAACTAGAAATGAGATGCTTTAAAGCAAATATTTGTCTGacctttcatattttttttttttcttgaacttgttatTTTAAATTCTTTGATCGTGCTAATTTTTCTCTGTCCATTTCCTCAGCCATTAGAGAGCCGTGCTGAGACATCATCTGAACCTGCTCCTCCACCCAATAAATCTGCAGTGCCTGTTAACAAGACAAATTTTCCCTGTTACTTCTATTTCAATGGCTATTGCAATAAAGGTGAAAGATGCTCATATCTGCGTGGACCTGATGATGGTACAACTACGTGGAAATCCTCAAAAATAGCTTCTGGAGTCCCTGATAGACTAACAGCCGAGAAGAAGACATCTGCAGGAAGTGAAACTGGTCCTTCAGCAGTCGAAAAACATCCCGATTCTTCTGAAACTGGGCCCATGTCTTGGTTTCCTTGCATATCTTTAAACCAGAACTGCAGTCAAACAGCAAAGCATAGACAGTTTTATAGGCTTTTGCTCAACCATTGTGGTGATTGTCAGATTCCAGAAATTTGGATTATTAATAGAGTACCAAGATGGTACAGAAAGGTACAAAAACCAACAAGCATAAGAAACATCAACACATCAAGTAATCCCTCCTAGCGAGCTTAAGAAATCCATGTACTGATCCAGGCTATCTACCCTACTGCTATTACACCAGAATATATATTGGGGCCCTGACTGTTTGACGGGGTATATCACAGTCAAGCTGTGTTTTAATGATGTATTTGCACTGATATATTGGTAGTTTTGCGATCTTGTTGGAAAGGATATAacacttttgaattttgatagACGAGTGCTAAATCCATATTAGTGGATTCATGATTTGTGTTGGCATATCAGTACCGATATATTTGGGGGTATGGGATATTCTTAGTCAACTAAAACTATGAAATATTTCTTAATAGTTGATGCATACTTCTGAAAATATCACCTCGTCAGTGGTCTATAATATAATTAACCATTGGATGGTTCAGACGACTAACTCATGTATCTTATGTGAATTATTTGCAGATGTGGACAAAGCTTCATGAAGTTGGCAGTGAAATGATTGCTCTTTCAAAGAGCCTTTCAGAAATATCAAGGGCTTGTTTCCGTGCTCAGGTATGTGGTTTCTTGCTAACACTTGGTTCATTGAGCTGCTTCTGTCTTTTGCACACACTGCTGGTGAAATTGACTATGATTTTAACCTCTTACCTCTTTAGGTGAGCAGTTCAATGCTTGAAAACACTGAAGATGCAAAAGAGGAGGCAAGTCTTCTTTTATGTAATGCTTTAGTATTTCCATTGTTAGTGGTAGACTGTTCTTCAGGTGGTTTTGGTTGTTCTCTAGTTTGCTGCTTGGAGGAGAAAAAGCGCGTGAAATTGTCGggccaaaaatttcaaattgttCACTGTTCTTGTTTCATAAAATTTCTCACTCAATGTAAACCTCCCAATTATGGAAATTTGGTTGTGACATATGCCCGCTACCAACCAAGTACTTGCAGTTATTCCAGATTTCTTGGGGAACCACTCAGGCAAACAGTGTTGCCAAGCTCCTAAAAGTGGTGTTGCAAGCCCTTTATGGGAAGATACCATCTAAAAAAAGCCCTTTTTGGGGAGATATAGGCACCTGCCTTATATAATGCTCACTGGACCGAGGGTGTGACCTAGGGACCCAAGTTTCAAATCCCAGCAGAGCCAAAATtatactaggtgatttcttccgaTGTGTGTAAGCCTTGGTGCTGAGTTTATTGGGCACCTGTGCTAGGGCAAGGTAGCAGGTACCCGATAGAATAGTGGAGGTGTGTCCAACTGGCCTGAACACCACcatatgggaaaaaaaaaaaaaaaaagctcgcTGCATATTTGTTTTGCTTTTGGTTTCAATTCTTAAGGATCCACATTCTTGAAATTATTCTCTTCGTTCAAATATAAAagtattaaggaaaaaaaatcttgCTTCTGGCTTGGACTCAGGGCTGCAATTTGATACCTACTCTATGAAACTGACCAAGTAAAAATCACCAAAATCCTGAGGGATTGCCTTGGCGTCGTATTTTCAATTCTTTCCACAACTTGAAACTGATAGATATATTTAAGTATTAGGAACTTCAAGTttactatattttcttttctttttgatgtTGACAGTTAgttgctaaaatggaagaagcaGAGACCTATGGTGTAAATAAAAGATGTGCTTGCCAATGTTGTGGGGAAAAAGCAGATGGCACGGATAGTTTAGCTTGTGATTCATGTGAGGAGATTTACCATGTCTCTTGTGTTGAGCCTATTGTTAAAGATATTCCCCTAAGAAGTTGGTATTGTGCCAAATGTACTGCGAAAGGAATTGAATCGCCCCATGACAACTGTGTAGTATGTGAAAGACTCAATGCGTCTAGATCAGTGATTATTGAAGATGTGGTTGAAGACCTTACATCTGAAGACATGCTTCTGGATTTGGAGGAGAGTGCAAATGGTTTAGAGGATGAAGAAAAACTGTCTGAAGGAGTTGGTGATTTGCCGCACTGTTGCAACATATGTAAAACTGAGGTGAGGAGTGATGAAGATTTTAGAGAATGTGGTCATCCCTTCTGCCCTCACAAATGTTACCATGAGAGGTGCTTGACTAGAAAGCAGTTGGATGTTTATGGCCCTTGCTGGTACTGCCCGTCGTGTCTCTGTAGAGCTTGCCTTAAAGATTGTGATGATGACAAAATTGTACTTTGTGACGGCTGCGATCACGCTTATCATATTTTCTGCATGCAGCCACCACAGACTTCAATACCTAGTGGGAAATGGTTTTGCAAAAAATGTAATGTGCAGATACAGCGTATACACAAAGCAAAAAGGACATTTGAGACTTTGCAAAatgaattgaagaagaaaaatgaacaATGTGCAGGATTAGGTGTACCAAAAGGTAAGAATGAGGAAGGTTTACATAAATCTGGAGGCGTGGAAATGCTTCTAAATGCTGCTAAAACTCTGAACTACCAGGAGGAATCAGCTGCTTTAGGATCAAAAGACCGATAGGACTCGATTATTGCATGAATCATGGTAGCTCTGTATACAACGCTTCTTGACAGCATATTCTCTCCTCACTGATATGCACACATACAACTCCTGATTACTGCGCCGGCATTTTGAGCAAGTGGTTTGTAAAATGAGAACTCGAATATCAAATGTGACAGAAGACATTCCCTAACTTCAGGATCTTATCATGTTGTTATCAGTCAACAAGGCGTTCAGCATCCATTTAAGAATGCATGTTACAAGTTACCCCCATACGTTTTCAAACCTTTTCACTAGCTAACTCTCAGATGCACCTTTGTCCGTTGACTTGACAGCAGAAGCTGTAGATTTTACTAATCTGTTCAAACTAACGAAGCAAATGCTCAAATCTATATTACAAGTAGACATTTTAAGATGTCTGTAACTGTTTTCTCCTCTGAATACACATGATGCTATTACTGCGCAGCATTGTCGATCATTACGCGCCTCTGCAGGATCTTATCAGGGCTGCAAAACAAGTCTCAGTTTTGTCCACTTGGGTGCATAAATATGTCTGTAACTGTTTTCTCCTCTGAATATGATGCAAGGCAGCTTGCATCAAATAAAGAAGCAAAACAAGTCAATAACATGCTTGGCACAATATTCCACTGACATTTCAGAGCTAGGATGTGACAAAAGCAAGATCAATAGAGTTTGGCAATTGCTTAAATGTCATAAGACAGTTTGTTCTCCAGATACAAAGGTAATGCTGACACTGGAGTATTATTCAAATAACATTCATTTACTCACGAGGGAGCAACCAAGGAAACATCTCAGTGAAAAAAGGACCCCAAGAGAAAGCAGGCGTGAGCATTAGTAACAAAATTCAATCTATACCTTGATGGCTAGTGCTCTGTCTAAGCTTTCGATAGCACTATCGGGCTCACCGTAATTCAGCTGTGCCCCACCAAGGGTGACCCACGCCTGCAGCAGACAGAAGAACTAGCAATAAGCACTGGAATAAAGTAGTGTCCATTCTAAGAGGTAGTTGAATTTGACAAGCTTGCAGTCAACTGCTTTTTAGTCTAAGCTTCATTTTGCAAAGCTGTAAATAGTTCGGATATGAGGAAAAAAAGGAATAGAAGAAGAGCTTGTGCCTTTTGCTTGATCATCCCATAGAGCTCTAAGCTTAATTATGCATGCAAGTATGACCAGGAAACTCAAAGTGCAAAGCTGCTTCTATCATGAGATAGTTTGTCGGTATGCTACTAATTATCAGTCTTACACTCTAAAACAAGTACTTT
It includes:
- the LOC132031456 gene encoding PHD finger protein EHD3: MWTKLHEVGSEMIALSKSLSEISRACFRAQVSSSMLENTEDAKEEAIAKMEEAETYGVNKRCACQCCGEKADGTDSLACDSCEEIYHVSCVEPIVKDIPLRSWYCAKCTAKGIESPHDNCVVCERLNASRSVIIEDVVEDLTSEDMLLDLEESANGLEDEEKLSEGVGDLPHCCNICKTEVRSDEDFRECGHPFCPHKCYHERCLTRKQLDVYGPCWYCPSCLCRACLKDCDDDKIVLCDGCDHAYHIFCMQPPQTSIPSGKWFCKKCNVQIQRIHKAKRTFETLQNELKKKNEQCAGLGVPKGKNEEGLHKSGGVEMLLNAAKTLNYQEESAALGSKDR